In a genomic window of Williamwhitmania sp.:
- a CDS encoding aconitate hydratase, with amino-acid sequence MVFDIEMIKSVYRRLPERVTKARQVLGHPLSLTEKILYSHLWEGIPSKPFARGKDYVDFAPDRVAMQDATAQMALLQFMQAGKSKVAVPSTVHCDHLIQAKHGAIDDLKVALTTNEEVYSFLASVSNKYGIGFWKPGAGIIHQVVLENYAFPGGLMIGTDSHTVNAGGLGMVAIGVGGADAVDVMAGMAWELMFPKFIGVKLTGKLSGWTSAKDVILKVAGILTVKGGTGCILEYFGEGAKSISATGKGTICNMGAEIGATTSLFGYDDKMKNYLAGTGRKEVATLADGIAEHLTGDAEVYSHPEKYFDQIIEIDLSTLEPHINGPFTPDKAWPLSQFAKAVKENGWPQKLEVGLIGSCTNSSYEDITRAASVAKQALASGLNVKSEFTVTPGSEQVRYTIERDGLLGVFENIGGTVLANACGPCIGQWARHNSDKGEKNSIITSFNRNFAKRNDGNPNTYAFVASPEIVTAFSIAGDLAFNPMTDFLTNKKGDKIKLAEPEGIEMPPAGFAVGDNGYQSPAIDGSAIQIAVSTDSKRLQLLTPFLEWNGKDFLGLRLLIKAKGKCTTDHISMAGPWLKYRGHLENISQNMLIGAANAFNDKVNLVKNLLTGEYLPVPTAALAYRNAGIGSIVVGDENYGEGSSREHAAMEPRFLGVKVILVRSFARIHETNLKKQGMLALTFANKADYDKIREDDAIDIVGLEHIVPGKNLVVVLHHADGSTEKFDVVHTYNENQLEWFRAGSALNLIRKMEKH; translated from the coding sequence ATGGTTTTCGACATTGAAATGATAAAGTCGGTTTACCGCCGACTACCGGAAAGAGTTACAAAAGCACGTCAGGTGCTTGGGCATCCTCTTTCTTTAACTGAAAAAATTTTGTATTCACATCTATGGGAAGGAATTCCCTCCAAACCATTTGCCCGTGGTAAGGATTATGTGGACTTTGCCCCAGACAGGGTAGCCATGCAGGATGCTACGGCTCAAATGGCGTTACTTCAGTTTATGCAGGCGGGAAAAAGCAAGGTGGCGGTTCCTTCTACTGTCCATTGCGACCATCTCATTCAGGCAAAGCACGGCGCCATTGACGACCTTAAAGTTGCATTGACTACCAACGAAGAGGTTTACAGTTTTCTGGCATCGGTTAGTAATAAATACGGTATTGGCTTTTGGAAGCCCGGTGCTGGAATCATTCACCAAGTGGTTCTTGAAAACTATGCTTTCCCAGGTGGATTAATGATTGGAACCGACTCTCATACGGTTAATGCAGGTGGTTTAGGCATGGTGGCCATTGGAGTTGGTGGTGCCGATGCGGTGGACGTAATGGCTGGTATGGCCTGGGAGTTGATGTTTCCGAAGTTCATCGGCGTTAAGCTTACCGGAAAGTTGAGCGGTTGGACATCTGCCAAGGACGTAATTCTAAAAGTTGCTGGCATTCTTACTGTGAAAGGTGGAACTGGCTGTATTCTTGAGTATTTTGGAGAGGGTGCCAAGTCTATTTCTGCCACAGGTAAGGGGACCATTTGCAATATGGGTGCAGAAATAGGTGCTACTACCTCACTGTTTGGCTACGACGATAAGATGAAAAACTATCTTGCAGGTACTGGTCGCAAGGAGGTTGCTACTCTTGCTGATGGAATTGCTGAACATCTTACTGGAGATGCGGAAGTTTATAGCCATCCTGAAAAATATTTTGACCAGATAATTGAGATTGATCTTTCAACCTTAGAACCACACATTAATGGACCATTTACTCCAGATAAGGCATGGCCGCTATCACAGTTTGCCAAGGCCGTAAAGGAAAATGGCTGGCCACAGAAGCTCGAGGTTGGTTTGATTGGTTCCTGCACCAACTCTTCCTACGAGGATATTACCCGGGCAGCTTCAGTTGCAAAGCAAGCACTGGCTAGTGGTCTTAACGTTAAGTCTGAGTTTACCGTAACTCCTGGTTCGGAGCAGGTGCGCTACACCATTGAGCGAGATGGACTTTTAGGCGTTTTTGAAAATATTGGAGGAACGGTTTTGGCAAATGCCTGCGGACCTTGTATTGGGCAGTGGGCAAGGCACAATTCCGACAAGGGCGAGAAGAACTCAATCATAACCTCGTTCAATCGGAACTTTGCAAAGCGTAATGACGGGAATCCGAATACCTATGCATTTGTTGCATCGCCTGAGATTGTCACTGCTTTTTCCATTGCTGGCGATTTAGCGTTTAATCCAATGACAGATTTTCTAACCAATAAAAAGGGTGATAAGATCAAACTTGCCGAACCAGAAGGGATTGAAATGCCACCTGCTGGTTTTGCAGTAGGCGACAATGGCTATCAATCTCCCGCAATTGATGGTTCTGCCATTCAAATTGCAGTTTCTACAGATTCAAAACGCCTTCAACTGCTAACGCCTTTTCTAGAATGGAACGGGAAGGACTTTCTTGGCTTACGGCTGCTCATTAAGGCAAAGGGTAAGTGTACAACCGACCATATTTCAATGGCTGGCCCATGGCTGAAATACAGGGGGCACCTCGAGAATATTTCTCAAAATATGCTAATTGGAGCAGCCAATGCCTTTAACGATAAGGTAAATCTGGTGAAGAATCTTCTTACTGGCGAATATCTTCCCGTACCAACTGCTGCGTTGGCGTACCGTAATGCCGGTATTGGCTCCATTGTGGTTGGTGATGAAAACTATGGCGAAGGATCATCTCGCGAGCATGCTGCCATGGAGCCTCGCTTCCTAGGTGTGAAGGTGATTTTGGTTCGGTCGTTCGCTCGTATTCACGAAACGAATCTCAAGAAGCAGGGGATGCTTGCGCTGACCTTTGCCAACAAAGCCGACTACGACAAGATTCGGGAGGATGACGCCATAGATATTGTTGGGCTAGAGCATATTGTGCCCGGCAAGAACCTCGTGGTTGTTTTGCACCATGCCGATGGTTCCACCGAAAAATTTGACGTTGTTCATACTTACAACGAAAATCAGCTGGAGTGGTTCCGTGCTGGTAGTGCCTTGAACTTGATAAGAAAAATGGAAAAGCATTAA
- a CDS encoding NADP-dependent isocitrate dehydrogenase, which yields MSSKIQMKNPLVEVDGDEMTRVLWPIIKEKLIQPFIDLKVEYYDLGIENRDATNDEVTVEAAKAIKKWGVGVKNATITPNGARVKEYNLKKQWLSPNGTIRAMLDGTVFRKPILVNNIEPSIKSWKKPIIVGRHAYGDVYRAVETFACRAGKAELVFTEKSGKEKRVTIHEFEHAGVLQAMHNTEESIQSFSRSCFNYALDQKMDLWFATKDTISKTYDQRFKIVFQRVFEKYYAEKFAALGIHYHYTLIDDMVARLVKSDGGFLWACKNYDGDVMSDLVASAFGSLAMMTSVLVSPKGYFEYEAAHGTVQQHYYRYLKGEKTSTNPTALIYAWTGALRKRGELDSILALQQFADKLDRVLVETVEEGVMTGDLARLCNPPAKTILSGEDFIIELGRRMAL from the coding sequence ATGAGTAGTAAAATACAGATGAAAAACCCTCTGGTGGAGGTCGATGGCGACGAGATGACCAGAGTATTATGGCCCATAATTAAAGAGAAACTTATTCAGCCTTTTATTGATCTTAAAGTGGAGTATTACGATCTCGGTATCGAAAATCGTGATGCTACCAACGATGAAGTAACCGTTGAGGCAGCCAAGGCCATTAAAAAATGGGGTGTTGGTGTTAAAAATGCAACCATTACTCCAAATGGTGCACGAGTAAAAGAGTATAACTTAAAGAAGCAGTGGTTGTCGCCTAATGGAACAATTAGGGCGATGCTTGATGGAACTGTGTTTCGCAAACCCATCTTGGTGAATAATATTGAGCCATCAATCAAGAGTTGGAAAAAGCCTATAATTGTTGGCCGTCATGCATATGGTGATGTTTATAGGGCCGTGGAAACATTTGCTTGCAGGGCTGGTAAGGCGGAGTTGGTGTTTACCGAAAAATCGGGAAAAGAGAAGCGCGTGACCATTCATGAGTTTGAGCATGCTGGTGTTTTGCAAGCAATGCATAATACCGAGGAGAGCATCCAAAGTTTCTCCCGTAGCTGCTTTAACTATGCACTTGATCAGAAGATGGACCTTTGGTTTGCAACAAAAGACACCATCTCCAAAACTTACGATCAGCGTTTCAAAATTGTTTTCCAGCGGGTATTCGAAAAATACTATGCTGAAAAGTTTGCTGCGCTGGGCATTCATTACCACTATACCCTTATCGATGATATGGTGGCTCGCCTAGTTAAGAGCGATGGTGGATTTTTGTGGGCTTGTAAGAACTACGATGGTGATGTGATGAGCGACTTGGTTGCTTCCGCATTTGGATCGCTGGCTATGATGACCTCTGTACTCGTTTCACCGAAAGGCTATTTTGAGTATGAGGCTGCCCATGGAACAGTTCAGCAGCACTACTATCGCTACTTAAAGGGTGAAAAAACTTCTACTAACCCAACAGCGCTGATATATGCCTGGACAGGAGCGCTTCGAAAGAGGGGAGAGCTGGACTCCATTCTCGCCCTGCAACAATTTGCCGATAAGCTCGATAGAGTCTTGGTAGAGACTGTGGAGGAGGGTGTCATGACAGGTGATTTGGCTCGTCTTTGCAATCCTCCTGCTAAAACAATTCTTTCGGGAGAGGACTTTATTATTGAGCTAGGTCGTCGCATGGCTTTATAG
- a CDS encoding citrate synthase, whose amino-acid sequence MNNLEHWASLAEKSSTIDNDLYAKFDVKRGLRNADQTGVLVGLTNVGTVVGVEKTEAGAVPVQGRLEYRGIGIDKIVHGFQQDKRQGYDETVYLLLFGKLPTSGELAEFSAYLAQQRYLPKYFTKDIILSFRGRDVMNMLARSVLSLYTQDDNPDDVSTTNLLLQSLSLIAKFPAIVAYSFHGMRYHYMNKTLVIRHPKPELSSAENFLYMLKGGNRYSPLEVEILDLMQVLHAEHGGGNNSSFTTHVVSSSLTDTYSAIAAALGSLKGPLHGGANIKVMAMVDDIKSNVRNWDSEKEVSDYLRKILDKKAFDGSGKIYGLGHAVYTLSDPRAILLKEKARDIAKEKGKSDEFDLYDLIERISPDLFTERKGDGKVIAPNVDFYSGFVNCALDIPPQIYTPLFAMSRIAGWCAHRIEEINSAKRIIRPAYKAVGPKIDYVALNKR is encoded by the coding sequence ATGAATAACCTTGAGCATTGGGCCTCTTTGGCCGAAAAGTCTAGCACAATAGATAACGATCTTTACGCGAAATTTGACGTTAAGCGTGGATTGAGAAACGCTGACCAAACGGGTGTGCTTGTTGGACTTACTAACGTTGGTACCGTTGTAGGTGTGGAAAAAACAGAAGCGGGTGCTGTCCCAGTCCAGGGCCGCTTGGAATACAGGGGAATAGGCATAGATAAGATCGTCCATGGATTTCAGCAGGATAAGCGACAAGGCTACGATGAAACCGTGTATCTGCTTCTCTTTGGCAAGTTGCCTACTTCTGGTGAGTTGGCTGAGTTTTCGGCATACCTTGCCCAGCAGCGGTACCTTCCAAAATACTTCACCAAGGATATTATTCTGTCATTCCGTGGTCGTGATGTTATGAATATGCTTGCCCGCTCGGTACTTTCGCTATATACGCAAGATGACAACCCCGATGATGTATCCACAACTAACCTTTTACTCCAGAGCTTAAGCCTCATTGCTAAGTTTCCTGCGATTGTGGCCTACTCATTCCACGGCATGCGTTACCACTACATGAACAAAACGTTGGTAATTCGTCATCCAAAGCCGGAGTTGAGCTCTGCTGAAAACTTCCTTTACATGCTCAAAGGTGGCAACAGATACTCTCCACTCGAAGTTGAAATTCTTGACCTCATGCAGGTTTTGCATGCCGAGCACGGTGGTGGTAATAACTCATCCTTCACTACACACGTGGTGTCGAGCTCGCTTACCGATACCTACTCAGCCATTGCTGCTGCACTTGGTTCGCTCAAGGGACCTCTTCATGGCGGTGCAAATATCAAGGTTATGGCCATGGTAGACGACATAAAGAGTAACGTTCGTAATTGGGATTCCGAAAAGGAAGTTTCTGATTATCTGCGCAAGATTTTGGACAAAAAAGCTTTTGACGGCTCTGGTAAAATTTATGGGTTGGGGCATGCAGTTTATACCCTCTCCGATCCACGCGCAATTCTGCTAAAGGAAAAGGCTAGAGATATTGCTAAGGAAAAAGGTAAATCGGATGAATTTGACCTTTATGACTTGATTGAGAGGATTTCTCCGGACCTTTTCACTGAGCGCAAAGGCGACGGTAAGGTAATTGCCCCTAACGTGGACTTTTACTCTGGCTTTGTAAATTGTGCTCTCGATATCCCACCACAAATTTACACTCCTCTATTTGCTATGTCGCGTATTGCTGGTTGGTGTGCACATCGTATTGAGGAGATTAACAGCGCCAAGCGTATAATCCGTCCCGCTTACAAGGCTGTTGGGCCAAAAATTGACTACGTTGCACTAAATAAAAGGTAG
- a CDS encoding alpha/beta hydrolase-fold protein, whose amino-acid sequence MKKFIPLLTAFALATIIAEGQVPTASCGKIIQIENFQSKYIAARNVDVWLPESYDSAKKYAVLYMHDGQMLFDSTITWNHQEWGVDETMCKLMNEGKIRSCIVIGIWNSGKGRHSDYLPQKPFESLPKTFKDSLINSTKRNGESALFDGKVRSDSYLKFIVKELKPYIDSHFSTFTNRENTFIAGSSMGGLISMYAICEYPRVFGGAAGLSTHWIGTFSTKNNPIPEAFLAYMKSHLPSPKTHKLYFDYGTKTLDSLYEPYQLQADKIIASKGYSNVNWITRKFTGDNHSERSWNHRLNIPLEFLLKQE is encoded by the coding sequence ATGAAGAAGTTTATTCCCCTCCTTACTGCATTTGCGCTTGCAACAATCATTGCCGAAGGTCAAGTACCTACTGCATCATGTGGAAAGATCATTCAAATAGAGAATTTTCAATCAAAATACATCGCTGCCCGCAATGTAGATGTCTGGCTCCCAGAGAGCTACGACTCTGCTAAAAAATACGCCGTACTCTACATGCACGATGGTCAAATGCTATTCGACTCCACCATAACATGGAACCATCAGGAGTGGGGCGTTGACGAAACCATGTGTAAGTTGATGAATGAGGGAAAGATTCGAAGCTGTATTGTTATAGGTATATGGAACTCAGGGAAGGGACGGCATTCCGACTACCTCCCACAAAAGCCATTCGAATCGCTCCCAAAAACATTTAAGGACTCCCTAATAAACTCCACCAAGCGCAACGGTGAGAGTGCCCTTTTCGATGGCAAGGTAAGATCAGATAGCTACCTGAAGTTTATAGTAAAAGAATTAAAGCCCTACATCGACAGCCATTTCTCGACATTCACCAATAGAGAGAATACGTTTATTGCCGGATCGAGCATGGGCGGGCTAATTTCGATGTATGCCATTTGTGAATACCCCAGAGTTTTTGGTGGGGCTGCCGGCCTTTCCACTCACTGGATTGGAACTTTTTCCACAAAGAACAATCCAATACCAGAGGCTTTCTTGGCCTATATGAAAAGTCATTTACCCTCTCCAAAAACGCACAAGCTATACTTCGACTATGGAACCAAAACGCTAGATTCCCTTTACGAGCCCTACCAACTCCAAGCAGATAAAATTATTGCAAGCAAAGGGTATTCAAACGTTAACTGGATTACTCGAAAATTTACGGGCGACAACCATTCAGAAAGGTCTTGGAACCATCGGTTGAATATTCCATTGGAATTTCTATTGAAACAAGAATAG